From a region of the Triticum aestivum cultivar Chinese Spring chromosome 7D, IWGSC CS RefSeq v2.1, whole genome shotgun sequence genome:
- the LOC123168255 gene encoding ABC transporter C family member 10 yields MGSLTSSSWVTSLCGSPICSGQDATSCALKQMFDSSTCTNHLVATGIAALLVLALALQVLVKIPHSRASARQLVTLGSPLHLSAVVFTGCLGLVYLGLGLWMLGSDFSQDASVVHLPHWWLVTSSQGLNLILTSLAFSIRPRFLGAGFVRSWPVLLTVYAAFVCCSSVVVIVAEKMITVKGCLDVLYFPGAVVLLIYGIRHSHDEEGYGESGNGLYKPLNTDTDGEAADSEAHQVTPFATAGFFSEMSFWWLNPLMKKGYENPLEDKDMLLLGATDRAQNQYSMLMEKLNCRKQSPAHATPSFFWTIVSCHKRAVVVSGFFALLKVLTLSTGPVILKAFINVSLGKGTFKYESYALAALLFVCKCCESLSERQWYFRTRRLGLQVRSLLSAAIYKKQQKLSNSAKMKHSSGQIMNYVTVDAYRIGEFPYWFHQTWTTIVQLCIALAILYNAVGAAMISSLVVIILTVLCNAPLARFQHKFQSKLMEAQDVRLKAMSESLVHMKVLKLYAWEAHFKKVIEGLREVEYKWLSAFQLWRAYNSFLFWASPALVSVATFVTCYLLKIPLDASNVFTFVATLRLVQDPVRTIPDVIAVVIQAKVAFTRISKFLDAPELNGQVRKKYYGGIDYPIAMNSCSFSWDENTSKQTLKNINLAVKAGEKVAICGEVGSGKSTLLAAVLGEVPKTEGTIQVCGKIAYISQNAWIQTGTVQDNILFGSSMDKQRYHNTLARCSLVKDLELLPYGDCTQIGERGVNLSGGQKQRVQLARALYQNADIYLLDDPFSAVDAHTATSLFNEYVMSALSDKTVLLVTHQVDFLPVFDSILLMSDGQVIRSAPYQDLLADCEEFKDLVNAHKDTMGVSHRKNNIPHQRSKEVSIKETDGIHGSRYTESVKLSPAYQLIKKEERETGDAVFKSYMLYLRQKKGFLYFFLCMISHIIFVAGQILQNSWMAANVQNPHVSTLKLISVYIIIGACTMIFLLSRSLTVVALGIQSSRSLFSQLLNSLFRAPMSFFDSTPLGRVLSRVSSDLSIVDLDIPFALVVSLGTSLNACSNLGVLAVVTWQVLFVSVPMIVLAIRLQRYYLASAKELMRINGTTKSALASHLGESIAGAITIRAFEGEDRFFAKNLDLVDKNASPYFCNFAATEWLIQRIEIMSAVVLSSSAFVMALLPQETFSPGFVGMALSYGLSLNTSFVSFTQSQCNLGNQIISVERVSQYMDIPSQAAEVIEDNRPLPDWPQNGNVEIRHLKIRYRIDAPLVLHGITCNFEGGDKIGIVGRTGSGKTTLIGALFRLVEPDEGKIFIDSVDISMIGLHDLRSRLGIIPQDPTLFQGTIRYNLDPLGQFSDEKIWEVLAKCQLLEAVQEKEQGLDSHVVESGSNWSMGQRQLFCLGRALLRRCRILVLDEATASIDNATDVLLQKTIRTEFKYCTVITVAHRIPTVMDCDMVLAMSDGKVVEFDKPAKLMETEGSLFRELVKEYWSYTSNTNI; encoded by the exons ATGGGTTCCCTCACAA GTTCTTCCTGGGTGACGAGCTTGTGTGGGAGCCCGATATGCTCCGGCCAAGACGCCACCTCATGCGCTTTGAAGCAAATGTTCGACTCCTCCACCTGCACCAACCATCTGGTGGCCACCGGCATCGCCGCGCTGCTCGTGCTCGCGCTCGCACTCCAGGTGCTTGTGAAAATTCCGCACAGCAGAGCGTCTGCGCGGCAGCTCGTCACGCTCGGCTCACCGCTGCACCTCTCTGCCGTGGTGTTCACCGGCTGCTTGGGTTTGGTTTATCTTGGGCTAGGACTCTGGATGCTGGGGAGTGACTTCAGTCAGGATGCCTCTGTTGTTCACCTTCCACATTGGTGGCTTGTGACGTCATCTCAGGGTCTGAATCTGATCCTTACCAGCTTGGCTTTCAGCATCAGGCCTCGCTTTCTTGGCGCAGGATTCGTCAGGTCTTGGCCGGTCTTGCTGACCGTCTATGCAGCATTCGTTTGTTGCTCTTCAGTTGTTGTTATTGTTGCAGAGAAGATGATCACCGTCAAGGGCTGTTTGGATGTTCTGTACTTTCCAGGTGCAGTGGTCCTCCTCATTTATGGCATTCGGCACAGCCATGACGAAGAGGGCTATGGAGAAAGTGGCAATGGTTTATACAAGCCCCTCAACACGGACACAGACGGTGAGGCAGCTGATTCTGAGGCTCATCAGGTCACTCCCTTTGCTACTGCTGGTTTTTTCAGTGAGATGTCGTTTTGGTGGTTGAATCCTCTGATGAAGAAGGGCTATGAGAATCCCCTTGAGGACAAAGACATGCTTCTTTTAGGCGCCACAGATCGAGCGCAAAACCAGTACTCGATGCTCATGGAGAAGCTGAATTGCAGGAAGCAGTCGCCGGCGCACGCCACACCATCATTCTTCTGGACTATTGTTTCTTGTCACAAGCGTGCCGTCGTGGTCTCGGGTTTCTTTGCTTTGCTCAAGGTTCTCACCTTATCCACTGGCCCAGTAATTCTCAAGGCATTCATCAATGTATCACTTGGGAAAGGGACCTTTAAATACGAAAGCTATGCGCTGGCTGCATTATTGTTCGTCTGCAAATGCTGTGAATCATTGTCGGAGAGACAGTGGTATTTCCGCACTCGGAGATTAGGACTGCAGGTGAGGTCACTCCTGTCAGCAGCTATTTATAAGAAACAACAGAAGCTATCAAACTCCGCAAAAATGAAGCACTCTTCTGGACAAATTATGAACTATGTGACCGTCGATGCCTATCGGATTGGGGAATTCCCATATTGGTTCCATCAAACATGGACAACAATTGTTCAGCTTTGCATTGCTCTGGCAATTCTATACAATGCGGTTGGTGCTGCAATGATTTCATCATTGGTTGTCATCATTCTCACTGTACTCTGCAATGCTCCACTGGCCAGATTCCAACACAAATTTCAGAGTAAACTTATGGAAGCACAAGATGTGAGATTGAAGGCCATGTCTGAGTCACTAGTTCATATGAAGGTCTTGAAACTTTATGCATGGGAAGCCCACTTCAAGAAGGTCATCGAGGGGTTGAGGGAAGTTGAGTACAAGTGGTTGTCAGCATTCCAGCTTTGGAGGGCATACAACAGTTTCTTGTTCTGGGCTTCTCCTGCTTTGGTTTCTGTGGCAACCTTTGTAACATGCTATCTTTTGAAAATCCCTCTTGATGCTAGCAATGTATTCACCTTTGTGGCAACTCTACGTCTCGTGCAAGACCCAGTTAGGACGATACCGGATGTTATTGCTGTTGTGATACAAGCTAAGGTTGCTTTCACTCGGATATCAAAGTTCCTTGATGCACCTGAGCTAAACGGGCAAGTTAGGAAGAAATATTATGGTGGCATTGATTACCCTATAGCGATGAATTCGTGTAGCTTCTCGTgggatgagaatacatcaaaacaAACTCTAAAGAATATAAATCTCGCAGTCAAAGCTGGAGAAAAGGTTGCAATTTGTGGAGAGGTTGGATCAGGAAAGTCGACACTTTTGGCGGCTGTACTCGGAGAGGTCCCCAAAACTGAAGGCACG ATCCAAGTCTGTGGGAAAATAGCATATATTTCTCAGAATGCATGGATCCAAACAGGAACTGTGCAAGACAATATTCTCTTTGGATCGTCGATGGACAAGCAAAGATACCACAACACACTTGCGAGGTGCTCATTGGTCAAGGACCTTGAATTGTTGCCATATGGAGATTGTACTCAAATTGGAGAGAGAGGAGTAAATCTTAGTGGTGGTCAGAAGCAGCGCGTCCAGCTTGCTCGTGCACTATACCAAAATGCAGACATCTATCTTCTTGATGACCCTTTCAGTGCTGTTGATGCCCATACAGCCACAAGTCTCTTCAAT GAATATGTCATGAGTGCCCTATCAGACAAGACCGTTCTTCTGGTGACTCACCAAGTGGATTTTCTACCTGTATTTGACTCCATTTTG TTAATGTCAGATGGACAGGTTATTCGGTCTGCACCTTATCAAGATCTATTGGCAGATTGTGAAGAATTTAAAGACCTTGTAAATGCCCATAAAGATACTATGGGTGTTTCGCATCGTAAGAACAACATACCCCATCAAAGATCTAAGGAAGTATCAATAAAGGAGACAGATGGTATTCATGGAAGTAGATATACAGAGTCTGTGAAGCTATCACCGGCATATCAACTAATCAAGAAAGAGGAAAGAGAAACAGGGGATGCAGTTTTCAAGTCTTATATGCTTTACCTGCGCCAGAAGAAAGGCTTCCTGTATTTCTTCTTGTGTATGATTTCTCACATAATTTTCGTAGCTGGGCAGATACTACAGAATTCATGGATGGCTGCTAATGTCCAAAATCCTCATGTTAGCACACTGAAGTTAATTTCTGTGTACATTATTATCGGAGCTTGCACAATGATCTTCTTGCTATCAAGATCTTTAACAGTCGTTGCTCTTGGGATCCAGTCATCAAGATCCTTATTTTCCCAGCTACTCAATTCATTGTTCCGTGCACCAATGTCCTTTTTTGATTCTACACCTCTAGGAAGGGTTCTTAGCCGG GTCTCTTCAGATTTGAGTATCGTTGACCTTGATATTCCATTTGCATTAGTGGTTAGCCTTGGCACCAGCTTAAATGCATGTAGCAATCTAGGGGTATTGGCTGTTGTTACATGGCAAGTTCTGTTTGTATCCGTGCCAATGATAGTTTTGGCAATTAGGTTGCAG AGGTACTATCTAGCATCGGCCAAGGAATTAATGCGGATCAATGGTACTACAAAGTCCGCCCTAGCGAGTCACTTAGGTGAATCGATTGCAGGGGCTATAACGATAAGGGCCTTTGAGGGAGAAGATCGTTTCTTTGCTAAAAATTTGGATCTTGTTGACAAGAATGCCAGCCCATATTTCTGTAATTTTGCAGCAACTGAATGGTTGATTCAACGTATAGAAATAATGAGCGCCGTAGTTCTTTCTTCTTCTGCCTTTGTCATGGCTCTTCTTCCTCAAGAAACTTTTAGCCCTG GTTTTGTGGGAATGGCATTGTCCTATGGTCTTTCGCTAAATACATCATTTGTTTCCTTTACTCAAAGCCAGTGCAACCTTGGGAATCAAATAATCTCGGTGGAACGGGTGAGCCAATACATGGACATACCAAGTCAAGCAGCAGAAGTCATTGAAGACAATCGACCATTACCAGATTGGCCCCAAAATGGCAATGTGGAGATTAGGCATTTGAAG ATCAGGTATAGGATAGATGCTCCCCTTGTACTACATGGAATCACTTGCAATTTTGAAGGTGGAGATAAGATTGGTATAGTTGGTCGAACAGGAAGTGGCAAGACAACGTTAATTGGTGCATTGTTTCGCCTTGTTGAACCTGATGAAGGGAAAATATTTATAGACTCTGTGGATATCAGTATGATAGGCTTACATGATCTGCGGTCGCGTTTGGGTATCATTCCACAAGATCCAACACTTTTTCAGGGTACAATAAGATACAATCTAGATCCTCTTGGGCAATTCTCAGATGAAAAAATATGGGAG GTTCTTGCCAAATGTCAACTTCTTGAAGCTGTCCAGGAGAAGGAACAGGGACTGGATTCACATG TTGTGGAAAGTGGGTCAAACTGGAGCATGGGCCAAAGGCAGCTCTTCTGCCTGGGACGCGCACTTCTGAGAAGGTGTCGTATCTTAGTTCTTGATGAAGCCACAGCGTCTATAGACAATGCAACAGATGTTCTCCTTCAGAAGACGATCCGGACAGAATTCAAATATTGCACTGTTATTACAGTTGCCCACCGTATACCAACAGTTATGGACTGCGATATGGTACTTGCAATGAGCGACG GGAAAGTAGTGGAGTTTGACAAACCTGCAAAGCTCATGGAAACTGAAGGGTCTCTCTTCCGCGAGCTGGTCAAGGAGTATTGGTCATACACTTCGAACACAAATATCTAG